In Bombus terrestris chromosome 6, iyBomTerr1.2, whole genome shotgun sequence, a single window of DNA contains:
- the LOC105665820 gene encoding uncharacterized protein LOC105665820, protein MYMSYLSVHMVIMYIDLIEAFGNLESMVGNIIDNTIATATYFILFLLRFNKLIEHGIVTVREEIAKSKFETVEEMRLYFVYHNISDKFGRYAISTTLVIATLWYLSPMLQLLKLDSGQSNESSKAYKLPFRAYAFLDYQDDFQNFIIMYLYQFPLMFIALSHISAISLLVNLVLHICGKFSILSYRIQNIATNSNVNLDSVIKEFVTAHVKLITTANSINSALQVFLLVELLQTTIRMATIIYMMLLNPSGSFVSTLTYGLYISIIISMLYLYSFIGEQLSNESMKVSEAFYATDWNNLSLHNQKLLLLVMSLGRQTLHVTAGKFYTFSLYGFIDVMKTSFGYVSLLRTLI, encoded by the exons ATGTATATGTCCTATCTCAGCGTACATATGGTTATAATGTACATTGACCTGATCGAGGCATTCGGAAATTTAGAATCGATGGTAGGAAACATTATAGATAATACCATAGCCACTGCTAcctattttatactatttttgcTTCGATTCAACAAACTGATCGAACACGGGATCGTTACTGTGAGAGAAGAAATTGCTAAGAGTAAGTTTGAAACTGTGGAGGAGATGCGCTTGTACTTCGTGTATCACAACATTTCGGATAAATTCGGTAGATACGCTATTTCAACGACTTTAGTGATAGCAACTCTCTGGTACTTGTCACCTATGCTGCAGTTGTTGAAGCTTGATTCAG gACAAAGTAATGAATCGTCAAAAGCTTATAAATTGCCTTTCCGAGCTTATGCTTTCCTGGATTATCAAGACGACTTTCAGAACTTCATTATCATGTATTTATACCAGTTTCCACTCATGTTCATTGCATTAAGCCATATAAGCGCCATCAGTTTGTTAGTTAACTTGGTGCTACACATCTGCGGTAAATTCTCAATCTTGTCGTATCGTATACAAAATATTGCCACGAATTCAAACGTTAATTTAGACAGTGTAATCAAAGAATTCGTGACCGCGCATGTAAAACTAATTAC GACAGCAAACTCCATCAATTCAGCCCTGCAAGTTTTTCTTTTGGTGGAACTATTGCAAACAACCATTAGAATGGCGACCATCATATACATGATGCTTCTA AATCCCTCGGGAAGTTTCGTGAGCACTTTGACTTACGGTTTATACATTTCGATAATTATATCGATGTTATATCTATACTCTTTCATAGGAGAACAGTTGTCAAACGAA tCGATGAAAGTGAGCGAAGCGTTTTATGCTACGGACTGGAATAATTTATCGCTGCATAATCAAAAGTTATTGCTTCTGGTTATGTCTCTTGGACGACAGACATTGCACGTTACAGCTGGAAAATTTTATACCTTCTCATTGTACGGTTTTATCGAT GTTATGAAAACCTC
- the LOC100650642 gene encoding probable multidrug resistance-associated protein lethal(2)03659 isoform X1, which translates to MDKSERKEVNNPRQNANPLSILTFWWILKLFVIGYKKELEEDDLYSPLREDKSSYLGQRIVKNWEREVKICEKKKDNSKPSLFRVLFKCFGKILINGGLGLFVLEFGIRIVQPFLLARILRYFSGNRQDWSTGIHYYAAAFCIVPLLDAVIIHWAIQTFTHVGMKVRVACCTLIYRKILRLSNSVLENETSVGQMVNFLSNDVNRLDYFVIGIHYLWIGPLQVFVIAYLTFREIGLGAITGMIAFLLCIPLQIFLGRKVSRLTSVSAKKTDNRLRLMNQIINGVEVIKMYVWEVPYSLLVEKARRKEVDVIKKYSIVEQIGLTLDMYFPRVGLFIAILTYVLTGNNVDAEKVFMTTAFYTILRDSMTTGFAISVHQLAEAVVSIRRLEKFMTYPEISVPQKVQNQIATQSVPIYLKNVTARWDNSRDNDTLQNIHLTVQAGSFIAVIGQIGSGKSSLLQAILRELSLTEGVLETSGKISFADQRPWIFASSIRQNILFGQSMNETRYNEVIRVCQLTRDIDLFTHKDRTMAGERGINLSGGQRARINLARALYTDADIYLLDDPLSAVDTHVGSRIVDECICGFLKGKTIILVTHQIQYLKAADQIIVMNNGSIQAKGSFEELQSMNLDSMKVFEEVEDKEEFGEAETKMEKKRTMGETDKEEDAVAEQEPVEVAETRSKGKMSSNVFFSYWKASRNIFLFLLMTIMFISSQSIASGSDYLVAFWVNTEMASWVRSDNGTMDFQWSGPLSRNGIIYIYSGLTMGIACIYVVQTFTYYAVCMRASKNLHAQMFRSIVRAVMYFYNTNPAGRILNRFSKDIGIIDKKMPFTMFDVIIMFLNFMGTIVILGTVSVWLLIPTCVIIVLFYYMRVVYISTSRAVKRMEGTTRSPVFDHVGATLQGLTTIRAFKAEKIVTTEFDNHQDLHTSTWFIFISLSRAFGLYIEAFCLIYIAVITIMFFVFEDLAIAGDIGLVITQVSAVVGILQWGIRQTGELENQMTSVERVLEYSKLEEEPFLDSIPEKKPPEEWPTNGLVEFRDVKLKYGPKSTYVLNGISFVIKPKEKVGVVGRTGAGKTSLISALFRLAYVEGEIIIDDIPTNEIALHDFRSKISIIPQEPVLFGGSLRRNLDPFDEYSDNVLWEALEEVEIRETISEMAAGLNSKVSEEGSNFSVGQRQLLCLVRALVRNNKIMVLDEATANVDPQTDTLIQQTVRKKFVDCTVITIAHRLNTIMDSDKILVMDQGCLVEYDHPYVLLQKKGYFYNMVQQTGAAMANNLSEVAKNCFYKNNEASS; encoded by the exons ATGGATAAAAGTGAGAGGAAAGAAGTGAATAATCCGCGCCAAAATGCCAATCCATTGTCCATTCTTACATTTTG gTGGATCCTCAAGCTGTTCGTTATCGGTTATAAGAAAGAATTGGAGGAGGAtgatctgtattcgccattgcGGGAAGACAAGAGCAGCTATTTGGGTCAGCGTATCGTAAAAAATTGGGAGCGCGAGGTGAAAATATGtgagaagaaaaaagacaatTCGAAGCCAAGTTTATTTAGGGTACTGTTCAAATGCTTCGGTAAAATACTCATTAACGGTGGACTAGGGCTATTTGTTCTAGAATTTGGCATACG AATCGTGCAGCCCTTTCTACTCGCCaggatattacgttatttctCAGGGAACAGACAAGACTGGAGTACTGGTATACATTATTATGCCGCGGCTTTTTGTATCGTGCCTTTATTAGATGCTGTGATCATTCATTGGGCCATACAAACATTTACACACGTAGGAATGAAAGTTAGAGTGGCTTGTTGTACTTTAATTTACAGGAAGATACTTAGATTGTCTAATTCTGTTCTTGAAAATGAAACATCTGTCGGACAG ATGGTCAATTTCTTAAGCAACGACGTCAATAGGCTCGATTACTTTGTCATTGGTATTCATTACTTATGGATTGGTCCACTTCAAGTTTTTGTGATAGCGTATCTTACATTTCGTGAAATTGGATTGGGCGCAATCACAGGAATGATAgcatttttattatgtataccATTGCAGA TATTTCTTGGAAGAAAAGTGTCTCGTTTGACTTCCGTGTCGGCTAAAAAAACTGACAATAGGCTAAGATTGATGAATCAAATCATTAATGGAGTAGAAGTAATTAAAATGTATGTTTGGGAAGTACCATACTCGCTTCTTGTCGAAAAAGCTAGACG GAAAGAAGTGGACGTGATAAAGAAGTATTCGATCGTAGAACAAATTGGTTTAACGCTTGATATGTACTTTCCTCGAGTCGGCTTATTTATTGCCATATTAACTTATGTTTTAACTGGGAATAATGTAGATGCTGAAAAAGTATTTATGACTACAGCATTTTACACTATTCTACGAGATTCTATGACTACCGGCTTTGCTATAA GTGTTCATCAATTAGCGGAAGCAGTGGTGTCTATCAGACGACTCGAGAAATTCATGACGTATCCTGAAATCTCTGTGCCACAGAAAGTTCAGAATCAAATAGCTACACAATCCGTTCCtatttacttaaaaaatgtCACTGCCAGATGGGATAACTCTCGAGATAATGACACATTGCAAAACATCCACCTAACAGTACAAGCTGGTAGCTTCATAGCAGTGATCGGACAGATAGGCTCGGGAAAGAGCAGTTTGTTGCAAGCAATACTGCGTGAATTATCATTGACAGAAGGAGTGCTAGAAACTAGCGGGAAAATAAGTTTCGCCGATCAACGACCATGGATCTTCGCTTCCTCTATCAGACAGAATATTCTCTTTGGACAGTCGATGAATGAAACTCGTTACAACGAAGTGATTCGTGTGTGTCAATTGACACGCGATATAGATCTATTTACGCATAAAGATAGAACCATGGCGGGGGAAAGGGGAATCAATTTAAGCGGCGGTCAACGAGCTCGAATTAATCTAGCGCGAGCGTTATACACTGACGCCGATATTTATCTTCTGGACGATCCTTTATCGGCGGTCGATACGCATGTCGGTAGTCGCATCGTGGATGAATGTATATGTGGTTTTCTCAAAGGCAAAACTATAATCCTAGTCACTCACCAGATACAATACTTGAAAGCCGCCGATCAAATAATCGTAATGAACAATGGTAGCATTCAAGCGAAAGGGAGCTTCGAGGAGTTGCAAAGTATGAATTTAGATTCCATGAAGGTCTTCGAAGAGGTTGAGGATAAAGAAGAATTTGGAGAAGCTGAAACCAAAATGGAGAAGAAGCGAACGATGGGGGAAACGGACAAAGAAGAAGACGCAGTCGCGGAACAAGAACCTGTCGAGGTGGCGGAAACCAGGTCGAAGGGCAAAATGTCTAGCAATGTTTTCTTTTCCTACTGGAAAGCaagtagaaatatatttctgtttcttttgaTGACGATTATGTTTATATCGAGCCAATCGATAGCCAGTGGCAGCGACTATCTGGTCGCATTTTGGGTAAACACGGAGATGGCATCGTGGGTTAGAAGCGATAATGGCACGATGGATTTTCAATGGTCCGGACCATTGTCTCGCAatggaattatttatatttatagcggTCTAACTATGGGCATTGCTTGTATTTACGTCGTACAGACGTTTACGTATTACGCAGTTTGCATGCGAGCATCGAAAAATCTACACGCACAGATGTTCCGTAGTATCGTACGTGCTGTGATGTACTTTTACAACACGAATCCCGCTGGTCGAATATTAAACAG GTTTTCTAAGGACATTGGTATTATCGATAAGAAAATGCCTTTTACCATGTTCGATGTTATCATAATGTTTCTAAATTTTATGGGGACCATAGTGATCCTTGGTACAGTAAGCGTGTGGTTGTTGATACCGACTTGCGTTATTATAGTTCTTTTTTACTATATGCGAGTCGTGTACATTTCAACTAGTCGCGCTGTTAAACGAATGGAGGGTACAA CCCGTTCACCAGTGTTCGATCATGTGGGTGCCACTTTGCAAGGCTTAACGACAATCAGAGCATTCAAAGCTGAAAAGATAGTAACCACGGAGTTTGACAATCATCAGGATCTGCACACTTCAACGTGGTTTATATTCATCTCTCTTTCACGAGCTTTCGGTCTTTATATCGAGGCATTTTGTTTGATTTACATAGCGGTGATCACCATCATGTTTTTCGTATTCGAAGATCTCGCTATTGCCGGGGATATCGGTTTAGTAATCACGCAGGTTAGCGCAGTCGTTGGAATTTTACAGTGGGGTATAAGACAAACCGGTGAACTGGAGAATCAAATGACTTCTGTCGAAAGAGTACTGGAGTACAGTAAGCTGGAAGAAGAGCCATTCTTGGATAGTATACCGGAAAAGAAACCGCCTGAGGAATGGCCCACGAATGGTCTGGTCGAATTCAGAGACGTGAAATTAAAATACGGCCCTAAAAGTACTTATGTTTTAAATGGTATCAGTTTCGTGATCAAACCTAAAGAAAAAGTGGGAGTTGTTGGAAGAACCGGTGCTGGAAAAACATCCTTAATCAGCGCTCTTTTTCGGTTAGCATACGTAGAGGGAGAAATAATTATAGATGATATACCTACGAATGAAATTGCATTGCATGACTTTCGTTCGAAAATCAGTATTATACCTCAGGAACCAGTTCTATTCGGAGGCAGTCTTCGACGAAATCTAGATCCTTTCGATGAATATTCTGATAACGTTTTATGGGAGGCTTTAGAGGAAGTAGAAATAAGAGAAACGATCTCAGAGATGGCGGCAGGTTTGAACAGTAAAGTATCGGAAGAGGGTTCGAACTtcagcgttggacaacgtcaATTATTATGCCTTGTTCGAGCACTCgttcgaaataataaaattatggtCCTCGATGAAGCTACTGCCAACGTTGATCCACAGACTGATACCCTGATTCAACAGACGGTTAGAAAGAAATTTGTGGATTGCACTGTCATTACTATAGCGCACAGATTAAATACCATAATGGATAGCGATAAGATACTTGTGATGGATCAGGGTTGTCTAGTA GAATATGATCATCCGTATGTTTTACTGCAAAAGAAAGGATATTTTTACAATATGGTGCAACAAACAGGTGCTGCAATGGCGAACAATCTGTCAGAAGTGGCAAAGAAC TGTTTTTATAAGAACAACGAGGCGTCATCCTGA
- the LOC100650642 gene encoding probable multidrug resistance-associated protein lethal(2)03659 isoform X2 codes for MKVRVACCTLIYRKILRLSNSVLENETSVGQMVNFLSNDVNRLDYFVIGIHYLWIGPLQVFVIAYLTFREIGLGAITGMIAFLLCIPLQIFLGRKVSRLTSVSAKKTDNRLRLMNQIINGVEVIKMYVWEVPYSLLVEKARRKEVDVIKKYSIVEQIGLTLDMYFPRVGLFIAILTYVLTGNNVDAEKVFMTTAFYTILRDSMTTGFAISVHQLAEAVVSIRRLEKFMTYPEISVPQKVQNQIATQSVPIYLKNVTARWDNSRDNDTLQNIHLTVQAGSFIAVIGQIGSGKSSLLQAILRELSLTEGVLETSGKISFADQRPWIFASSIRQNILFGQSMNETRYNEVIRVCQLTRDIDLFTHKDRTMAGERGINLSGGQRARINLARALYTDADIYLLDDPLSAVDTHVGSRIVDECICGFLKGKTIILVTHQIQYLKAADQIIVMNNGSIQAKGSFEELQSMNLDSMKVFEEVEDKEEFGEAETKMEKKRTMGETDKEEDAVAEQEPVEVAETRSKGKMSSNVFFSYWKASRNIFLFLLMTIMFISSQSIASGSDYLVAFWVNTEMASWVRSDNGTMDFQWSGPLSRNGIIYIYSGLTMGIACIYVVQTFTYYAVCMRASKNLHAQMFRSIVRAVMYFYNTNPAGRILNRFSKDIGIIDKKMPFTMFDVIIMFLNFMGTIVILGTVSVWLLIPTCVIIVLFYYMRVVYISTSRAVKRMEGTTRSPVFDHVGATLQGLTTIRAFKAEKIVTTEFDNHQDLHTSTWFIFISLSRAFGLYIEAFCLIYIAVITIMFFVFEDLAIAGDIGLVITQVSAVVGILQWGIRQTGELENQMTSVERVLEYSKLEEEPFLDSIPEKKPPEEWPTNGLVEFRDVKLKYGPKSTYVLNGISFVIKPKEKVGVVGRTGAGKTSLISALFRLAYVEGEIIIDDIPTNEIALHDFRSKISIIPQEPVLFGGSLRRNLDPFDEYSDNVLWEALEEVEIRETISEMAAGLNSKVSEEGSNFSVGQRQLLCLVRALVRNNKIMVLDEATANVDPQTDTLIQQTVRKKFVDCTVITIAHRLNTIMDSDKILVMDQGCLVEYDHPYVLLQKKGYFYNMVQQTGAAMANNLSEVAKNCFYKNNEASS; via the exons ATGAAAGTTAGAGTGGCTTGTTGTACTTTAATTTACAGGAAGATACTTAGATTGTCTAATTCTGTTCTTGAAAATGAAACATCTGTCGGACAG ATGGTCAATTTCTTAAGCAACGACGTCAATAGGCTCGATTACTTTGTCATTGGTATTCATTACTTATGGATTGGTCCACTTCAAGTTTTTGTGATAGCGTATCTTACATTTCGTGAAATTGGATTGGGCGCAATCACAGGAATGATAgcatttttattatgtataccATTGCAGA TATTTCTTGGAAGAAAAGTGTCTCGTTTGACTTCCGTGTCGGCTAAAAAAACTGACAATAGGCTAAGATTGATGAATCAAATCATTAATGGAGTAGAAGTAATTAAAATGTATGTTTGGGAAGTACCATACTCGCTTCTTGTCGAAAAAGCTAGACG GAAAGAAGTGGACGTGATAAAGAAGTATTCGATCGTAGAACAAATTGGTTTAACGCTTGATATGTACTTTCCTCGAGTCGGCTTATTTATTGCCATATTAACTTATGTTTTAACTGGGAATAATGTAGATGCTGAAAAAGTATTTATGACTACAGCATTTTACACTATTCTACGAGATTCTATGACTACCGGCTTTGCTATAA GTGTTCATCAATTAGCGGAAGCAGTGGTGTCTATCAGACGACTCGAGAAATTCATGACGTATCCTGAAATCTCTGTGCCACAGAAAGTTCAGAATCAAATAGCTACACAATCCGTTCCtatttacttaaaaaatgtCACTGCCAGATGGGATAACTCTCGAGATAATGACACATTGCAAAACATCCACCTAACAGTACAAGCTGGTAGCTTCATAGCAGTGATCGGACAGATAGGCTCGGGAAAGAGCAGTTTGTTGCAAGCAATACTGCGTGAATTATCATTGACAGAAGGAGTGCTAGAAACTAGCGGGAAAATAAGTTTCGCCGATCAACGACCATGGATCTTCGCTTCCTCTATCAGACAGAATATTCTCTTTGGACAGTCGATGAATGAAACTCGTTACAACGAAGTGATTCGTGTGTGTCAATTGACACGCGATATAGATCTATTTACGCATAAAGATAGAACCATGGCGGGGGAAAGGGGAATCAATTTAAGCGGCGGTCAACGAGCTCGAATTAATCTAGCGCGAGCGTTATACACTGACGCCGATATTTATCTTCTGGACGATCCTTTATCGGCGGTCGATACGCATGTCGGTAGTCGCATCGTGGATGAATGTATATGTGGTTTTCTCAAAGGCAAAACTATAATCCTAGTCACTCACCAGATACAATACTTGAAAGCCGCCGATCAAATAATCGTAATGAACAATGGTAGCATTCAAGCGAAAGGGAGCTTCGAGGAGTTGCAAAGTATGAATTTAGATTCCATGAAGGTCTTCGAAGAGGTTGAGGATAAAGAAGAATTTGGAGAAGCTGAAACCAAAATGGAGAAGAAGCGAACGATGGGGGAAACGGACAAAGAAGAAGACGCAGTCGCGGAACAAGAACCTGTCGAGGTGGCGGAAACCAGGTCGAAGGGCAAAATGTCTAGCAATGTTTTCTTTTCCTACTGGAAAGCaagtagaaatatatttctgtttcttttgaTGACGATTATGTTTATATCGAGCCAATCGATAGCCAGTGGCAGCGACTATCTGGTCGCATTTTGGGTAAACACGGAGATGGCATCGTGGGTTAGAAGCGATAATGGCACGATGGATTTTCAATGGTCCGGACCATTGTCTCGCAatggaattatttatatttatagcggTCTAACTATGGGCATTGCTTGTATTTACGTCGTACAGACGTTTACGTATTACGCAGTTTGCATGCGAGCATCGAAAAATCTACACGCACAGATGTTCCGTAGTATCGTACGTGCTGTGATGTACTTTTACAACACGAATCCCGCTGGTCGAATATTAAACAG GTTTTCTAAGGACATTGGTATTATCGATAAGAAAATGCCTTTTACCATGTTCGATGTTATCATAATGTTTCTAAATTTTATGGGGACCATAGTGATCCTTGGTACAGTAAGCGTGTGGTTGTTGATACCGACTTGCGTTATTATAGTTCTTTTTTACTATATGCGAGTCGTGTACATTTCAACTAGTCGCGCTGTTAAACGAATGGAGGGTACAA CCCGTTCACCAGTGTTCGATCATGTGGGTGCCACTTTGCAAGGCTTAACGACAATCAGAGCATTCAAAGCTGAAAAGATAGTAACCACGGAGTTTGACAATCATCAGGATCTGCACACTTCAACGTGGTTTATATTCATCTCTCTTTCACGAGCTTTCGGTCTTTATATCGAGGCATTTTGTTTGATTTACATAGCGGTGATCACCATCATGTTTTTCGTATTCGAAGATCTCGCTATTGCCGGGGATATCGGTTTAGTAATCACGCAGGTTAGCGCAGTCGTTGGAATTTTACAGTGGGGTATAAGACAAACCGGTGAACTGGAGAATCAAATGACTTCTGTCGAAAGAGTACTGGAGTACAGTAAGCTGGAAGAAGAGCCATTCTTGGATAGTATACCGGAAAAGAAACCGCCTGAGGAATGGCCCACGAATGGTCTGGTCGAATTCAGAGACGTGAAATTAAAATACGGCCCTAAAAGTACTTATGTTTTAAATGGTATCAGTTTCGTGATCAAACCTAAAGAAAAAGTGGGAGTTGTTGGAAGAACCGGTGCTGGAAAAACATCCTTAATCAGCGCTCTTTTTCGGTTAGCATACGTAGAGGGAGAAATAATTATAGATGATATACCTACGAATGAAATTGCATTGCATGACTTTCGTTCGAAAATCAGTATTATACCTCAGGAACCAGTTCTATTCGGAGGCAGTCTTCGACGAAATCTAGATCCTTTCGATGAATATTCTGATAACGTTTTATGGGAGGCTTTAGAGGAAGTAGAAATAAGAGAAACGATCTCAGAGATGGCGGCAGGTTTGAACAGTAAAGTATCGGAAGAGGGTTCGAACTtcagcgttggacaacgtcaATTATTATGCCTTGTTCGAGCACTCgttcgaaataataaaattatggtCCTCGATGAAGCTACTGCCAACGTTGATCCACAGACTGATACCCTGATTCAACAGACGGTTAGAAAGAAATTTGTGGATTGCACTGTCATTACTATAGCGCACAGATTAAATACCATAATGGATAGCGATAAGATACTTGTGATGGATCAGGGTTGTCTAGTA GAATATGATCATCCGTATGTTTTACTGCAAAAGAAAGGATATTTTTACAATATGGTGCAACAAACAGGTGCTGCAATGGCGAACAATCTGTCAGAAGTGGCAAAGAAC TGTTTTTATAAGAACAACGAGGCGTCATCCTGA